From Paenibacillus polymyxa, the proteins below share one genomic window:
- the mreD gene encoding rod shape-determining protein MreD: MKMRGQVLILLLFVLFIAEGTILPWLLPDSWHSRMVPNFVYVVILFVSVYYSRHTALVLGIVFGLIHDVVYYGFIIGPYSFAMGLSAYLLGLVFTARRAPMPIMMAAVLIGSFLLDSMLFAIDQLFQLNHQTFNWALAQYMIPDLFIHFLFALIIYVPVRKQLQRLGTRVKKEETV; the protein is encoded by the coding sequence ATGAAGATGCGCGGTCAGGTTTTGATACTGCTGCTGTTTGTCTTGTTTATAGCTGAAGGAACGATTCTTCCGTGGCTTCTCCCGGATAGTTGGCATTCAAGAATGGTCCCAAATTTTGTGTATGTCGTAATTTTGTTTGTATCTGTGTATTACAGCCGTCATACAGCGTTGGTGCTAGGTATTGTTTTTGGACTTATTCATGACGTAGTGTACTACGGGTTTATCATTGGCCCTTATTCTTTTGCAATGGGATTGTCTGCATACTTATTAGGGCTTGTGTTTACAGCTAGACGTGCACCGATGCCCATTATGATGGCGGCCGTGTTGATTGGTAGTTTCTTGCTGGATTCTATGCTCTTTGCCATTGATCAGCTGTTCCAGCTGAATCATCAGACTTTCAATTGGGCACTTGCTCAGTATATGATTCCTGATTTATTTATCCATTTTCTGTTCGCCCTCATCATTTATGTCCCTGTTCGCAAGCAATTACAGCGTTTAGGTACCCGTGTGAAAAAGGAAGAGACTGTCTAG